Proteins from one Paraburkholderia sp. BL10I2N1 genomic window:
- a CDS encoding DUF748 domain-containing protein — MALSKGGRVAVAVAGVVAALIVAALAGLYFVQHEVKERVIQALGPLGSADSIDVGLTSVRLTNVRLKPPEGWPAGDPLHADEITVTPDVHELIQRRVHLRSVVISGFTLTVVRTPDGKLKLLPNLRESLSSPSSTGPNTASSTEKTPLPPEKLFDHIEFRQGTFVFYDFEVSKPAYKIIVSDANASINHIHLPDLNEPTTVAVNGSIKGPAHTGKVSFDGWIKIARKDSQTTTTLRGVDIKTLDPYLLKKARSRVSATHC; from the coding sequence ATGGCGTTGTCGAAGGGCGGGCGCGTGGCCGTTGCAGTCGCTGGCGTCGTTGCTGCGCTGATCGTCGCCGCGCTCGCCGGCCTCTATTTCGTCCAGCACGAAGTAAAAGAGCGCGTGATTCAGGCGCTCGGCCCGCTTGGCAGCGCCGACTCGATCGATGTCGGCCTGACCTCCGTCCGCCTCACCAACGTTCGTCTAAAGCCACCCGAAGGCTGGCCCGCGGGCGACCCGCTGCACGCCGACGAGATCACGGTGACGCCGGACGTCCACGAGCTGATCCAGCGGCGCGTGCATCTGCGCAGTGTCGTGATTAGCGGTTTCACGCTCACCGTGGTGCGAACACCGGACGGCAAGCTCAAGTTGCTGCCGAATCTGCGAGAGTCGTTGAGCAGCCCCAGCAGCACCGGCCCGAACACTGCGAGCAGTACGGAAAAAACGCCGCTGCCGCCCGAAAAGCTCTTCGATCACATCGAATTCCGCCAAGGCACGTTCGTGTTCTACGACTTCGAAGTGAGCAAACCAGCGTACAAGATCATCGTTAGCGACGCTAACGCCAGCATCAATCACATCCATCTGCCCGATCTCAACGAACCCACCACTGTCGCCGTCAACGGCTCGATCAAGGGGCCAGCACATACCGGCAAGGTTTCGTTTGACGGGTGGATAAAAATCGCCAGAAAGGATTCGCAGACCACCACGACGCTACGCGGCGTCGACATCAAGACGCTCGATCCGTATCTGTTGAAGAAAGCCCGGTCAAGGGTCTCGGCAACGCACTGCTGA
- a CDS encoding HAD family phosphatase, whose amino-acid sequence MSIKAVVFDFGGVLIDWSPEYLYRTLIPDETERRWFLTDVCAMDWVIQQDGGQTIVEGTAELIAKFPEHETLIRAFYERWHEMIAGVLDDGIATLEKLDSAGVPLFGLTNWSAETFPYAWENFPVLRRFKDIVVSGRVKLVKPDPAIFAEMVKRVESHLPGIQPAELVFIDDDRKNAEAATALGWHGVHHTSAAKTDAKLRELGLPV is encoded by the coding sequence ATGAGCATCAAGGCAGTCGTTTTCGATTTCGGCGGCGTATTGATCGACTGGAGCCCCGAATACCTGTACCGGACGCTGATTCCGGACGAAACGGAGCGCCGCTGGTTTCTGACCGACGTTTGCGCGATGGACTGGGTGATCCAGCAGGACGGCGGCCAGACGATCGTCGAGGGCACCGCCGAACTGATCGCGAAGTTTCCCGAGCATGAAACGCTGATCCGAGCGTTCTATGAACGGTGGCACGAGATGATCGCAGGGGTGCTTGACGATGGCATCGCAACGCTCGAGAAACTCGACTCGGCTGGCGTGCCGCTGTTCGGCCTGACGAACTGGTCGGCGGAGACGTTCCCTTATGCGTGGGAAAACTTCCCCGTGCTGCGACGCTTCAAGGACATCGTGGTGTCAGGCCGCGTAAAACTCGTCAAGCCTGATCCGGCGATTTTCGCCGAGATGGTGAAGCGCGTCGAAAGCCATCTTCCAGGTATCCAGCCGGCGGAACTCGTCTTTATCGACGATGACCGGAAGAACGCCGAAGCCGCGACCGCGCTCGGCTGGCATGGCGTTCATCACACGAGCGCCGCGAAGACCGATGCGAAGCTGCGCGAACTAGGGCTGCCGGTTTGA